TATTTGTTGTGCTTGTTATGGTGACTACTTTTCTTATGGGTTCTTCTTTTACGGTAGGTAAAATTGGTTTGCTATATGTCTCTCCATTACTCTTGGTTGGTTTAAGGTTCACCATTGCGGGGGTCCTTATGGCCATCATAGTAAAGCGAAAGCCTTTACCTGCAAAATTTTCTGATTGGGCAAGAATCTTTACCATTGGATTGATGCAGACGGCAGGCGTTATGGGGTGTATTTTCCTTAGCTTACGAACGATCACCGCTGGCGAATCCTCGATTTTAACTTTTACAAATCCCTTGCTGGTTGTGGTGATGGGGACAGTATTCCTTGGGATTCGGTACAGGCTTCAGCAATGGATTGGTGCAGTCGTCGGATTTCTCGGTGTTTTCATTACTCTTGGTTTTCATATGCAGCTGACAACTGGGACACTTTTAGGACTGGGGGCAGCTATATCCTGGTCGATAGGGACGATTCTTATCAAACAATGGGGAAGCCGATTTAATGTCTGGGTGTTGACCGCTTATCAAATGCTTTTTGGCGGGACCATCCTTTTAGTGATGGGCTTGACGATGGAAACTCCGCGTCTGACGATTAATATGGTATCAATATCGATTATT
The nucleotide sequence above comes from Mesobacillus jeotgali. Encoded proteins:
- a CDS encoding DMT family transporter is translated as MHPVLFVVLVMVTTFLMGSSFTVGKIGLLYVSPLLLVGLRFTIAGVLMAIIVKRKPLPAKFSDWARIFTIGLMQTAGVMGCIFLSLRTITAGESSILTFTNPLLVVVMGTVFLGIRYRLQQWIGAVVGFLGVFITLGFHMQLTTGTLLGLGAAISWSIGTILIKQWGSRFNVWVLTAYQMLFGGTILLVMGLTMETPRLTINMVSISIILWLAIMASIVQFAIWFYLLNEGDPGKTSAFLFLAPFFGVLTGWMLLDEVVEWYVYAGGALIFTGIFLVNWTFVKKPSLSHGKIG